From one Luteolibacter sp. SL250 genomic stretch:
- a CDS encoding PEP-CTERM sorting domain-containing protein (PEP-CTERM proteins occur, often in large numbers, in the proteomes of bacteria that also encode an exosortase, a predicted intramembrane cysteine proteinase. The presence of a PEP-CTERM domain at a protein's C-terminus predicts cleavage within the sorting domain, followed by covalent anchoring to some some component of the (usually Gram-negative) cell surface. Many PEP-CTERM proteins exhibit an unusual sequence composition that includes large numbers of potential glycosylation sites. Expression of one such protein has been shown restore the ability of a bacterium to form floc, a type of biofilm.): protein MKFTRNFLPLALSSLFMAGQASAVSLLFDFGTGGGALSADQRTNSPGHATGAVPSTEVSWNTVGSADIAAGPTSGLTYGDGTAATNIALNLAVETAIGSNILDYAATNNINSGSLTGSAVNLGAVYGSATSSTPAKDGIFRGGTTSNSDNAAVGFRLDGLAAGTYTLYFTGRNTNSDSVRPVGFYTAVGASSDTFNFLDLSLTTLANSSISNNGGNPTFVAGNNYNSTTFTIAEGQSLFFAAEGTTSTERRGFINSVEIALVPEPSAIVLSLGGVMLALRRRR, encoded by the coding sequence ATGAAATTCACGCGCAACTTCCTCCCGCTCGCCCTCAGCAGCCTCTTCATGGCAGGTCAAGCCTCCGCCGTGTCGCTGCTGTTCGACTTCGGCACGGGTGGCGGGGCGCTGAGCGCGGACCAGCGGACCAACAGCCCCGGCCATGCCACCGGAGCCGTTCCGTCGACCGAGGTGAGCTGGAACACCGTGGGCAGTGCTGACATCGCCGCCGGTCCCACTTCCGGCCTTACCTATGGCGACGGCACCGCTGCCACCAACATCGCGCTGAACCTCGCGGTGGAGACCGCCATCGGCTCGAACATCCTCGACTACGCGGCCACCAACAACATCAACTCCGGATCCCTCACGGGCAGTGCGGTCAATCTGGGGGCGGTCTACGGTTCCGCCACGTCCAGCACTCCGGCAAAGGACGGAATCTTCCGTGGGGGCACCACCAGCAACTCCGACAACGCCGCCGTCGGCTTCCGCCTGGATGGCCTGGCGGCGGGTACCTACACGCTCTACTTCACCGGCCGGAACACCAACTCCGACTCCGTCCGGCCGGTGGGCTTCTACACGGCGGTCGGCGCGTCTTCGGACACGTTCAACTTCCTGGACCTCAGCCTCACCACCCTGGCCAATTCCTCCATATCAAACAACGGAGGAAATCCAACCTTCGTCGCCGGCAACAACTACAACAGCACCACCTTCACCATCGCGGAGGGCCAGTCCCTTTTCTTCGCCGCGGAAGGAACCACCTCCACCGAACGCCGCGGGTTCATCAACTCCGTCGAGATCGCCCTGGTCCCGGAGCCGTCGGCCATCGTCCTGTCGCTGGGCGGGGTGATGCTCGCGCTGCGCAGGAGGCGCTGA
- a CDS encoding ATP-binding protein translates to MNTPPVPDPPADASGNFRGVSKEQLFEAILGSTPDLAYIFDLDHRFIYANAALLAMWGKTWEEAEGKNCLELGYEPWHAEMHDREIEQVVRTGKPIRGDVPFNGQAGRRIYDYIFNPVRSADGKIIAVAGTTRDVTERKQEEEKSAFLSELSRKLALCSDRDHAANEAVEMLGKFLDGSRCLFGEGNRNDNRVVIESDWVADGVTSIRGEYELFQFGDMEWWDAYSKGDYTVEDVSTHAQTRNQAEAYLKMGVRSYAAQTETVGSDRVLLLSVNSATPRVWTPRELGIIADVLACLSPVVERFRAKQKLEVQNQKMGILWDAAQILLTSDDPESMLQQIFDAISGPLGLDVYINYMNDGDRLRLSSFRGIGQEEAESLRTLEFGQAICGTVALTRRAIIAGKIERSDDPKTQAVKCLGLKAYICNPLIAGEEILGTLSFGSRTKSSFSVEEAQFIETITRYVTASYVRMRLVNDLRESDRKKDQFLATLAHELRNPISPILTGLEVIRLSSGDPGKIEKVSGMIRDQTRQMVHLIDDLLELSRISTGKIVLRRSQNDICAIIRDAIDIAEPASEQKNQKIIYSRPNSALKIDCDPHRVSQVISNLLGNAIKYTQHGGEIHVSVEGQDDTVRMVVSDNGIGIEPSSQQRVFSMFEQEDTDRQDGLGIGLTLVRNLTQLHGGDVSLHSDGKGLGTRVSVSLPRGNSAPMPRTVTADSWDNQSEARQRDILVVDDERAAADMLKLLLDSPQLAVDVAYDGAEAVDKVRKSGPEIVFLDLGMPRMDGFEAARAIREIRPDTLLVAVSGWGRSEDRERTAASGFVRHLVKPVAPADIWRVLKELSS, encoded by the coding sequence ATGAACACCCCTCCCGTTCCAGATCCGCCCGCCGACGCCTCCGGGAACTTCCGCGGCGTGAGCAAGGAGCAGCTTTTCGAAGCCATCCTCGGAAGCACGCCGGACCTGGCCTATATCTTCGATCTCGACCACCGCTTCATCTACGCGAACGCCGCGCTGCTGGCGATGTGGGGGAAGACCTGGGAGGAAGCGGAGGGAAAGAACTGCCTGGAGCTGGGGTATGAGCCATGGCATGCGGAGATGCATGACCGGGAGATCGAGCAGGTGGTGAGGACCGGAAAGCCCATCCGGGGGGACGTCCCGTTCAACGGGCAGGCGGGCAGGCGCATCTACGACTACATCTTCAACCCCGTGAGGTCCGCGGACGGGAAGATCATCGCCGTCGCCGGCACCACGCGCGATGTCACGGAGCGGAAGCAGGAGGAGGAGAAGTCCGCATTCCTTTCCGAACTGAGCCGGAAGCTGGCGCTGTGCTCCGACCGCGACCATGCGGCGAACGAGGCGGTGGAGATGCTGGGGAAATTCCTGGATGGATCCCGCTGCCTCTTCGGCGAGGGGAACCGGAATGACAACCGCGTGGTCATCGAGAGCGACTGGGTGGCGGACGGCGTCACCTCCATCCGCGGGGAATACGAACTCTTCCAGTTCGGTGATATGGAGTGGTGGGACGCTTATTCCAAGGGCGACTATACGGTGGAGGATGTCTCCACCCACGCGCAGACGCGGAACCAGGCGGAGGCGTATCTGAAAATGGGCGTCCGTTCCTATGCGGCGCAAACCGAAACCGTGGGCAGTGACCGTGTGCTCCTGCTCTCCGTGAACTCCGCCACGCCGCGGGTGTGGACCCCTCGGGAACTGGGGATCATCGCGGACGTGCTGGCCTGCCTTTCACCCGTCGTCGAGCGGTTCCGGGCGAAGCAGAAACTGGAGGTCCAGAACCAGAAGATGGGCATCCTGTGGGACGCCGCGCAGATCCTGCTGACCTCGGACGACCCGGAGTCCATGCTGCAGCAGATCTTCGACGCCATCAGCGGCCCGCTGGGGCTGGACGTCTACATCAACTACATGAATGACGGCGACAGGCTGCGGCTGTCATCGTTCCGCGGGATCGGCCAGGAGGAGGCGGAGAGCCTCAGAACCCTGGAGTTCGGCCAGGCGATCTGCGGCACGGTCGCGCTCACCAGGCGCGCCATCATCGCCGGCAAGATCGAACGCAGCGACGACCCGAAGACCCAGGCGGTGAAATGCCTGGGGCTGAAGGCGTATATCTGCAACCCGCTCATCGCGGGCGAAGAGATCCTCGGCACCCTGTCATTCGGCAGCCGCACGAAGTCGTCCTTCTCCGTGGAGGAGGCCCAGTTCATCGAGACCATCACCCGCTACGTCACCGCGTCCTATGTGCGGATGCGGCTGGTCAACGACCTGCGGGAGTCCGACCGCAAGAAGGACCAGTTCCTGGCCACGCTGGCGCATGAACTGCGCAACCCCATCTCCCCCATCCTCACCGGACTGGAGGTCATCCGCCTGTCATCAGGAGATCCCGGCAAGATCGAAAAGGTGTCCGGCATGATCCGTGACCAGACCCGGCAGATGGTCCATCTGATCGACGACCTGCTCGAGCTTTCCCGCATCTCCACCGGCAAGATCGTCCTCCGTCGGTCGCAGAATGACATCTGCGCCATCATCCGGGATGCCATCGACATCGCGGAACCCGCCTCGGAGCAGAAGAACCAGAAGATCATCTATTCCCGTCCGAATTCGGCACTGAAGATCGACTGCGACCCGCACCGGGTGTCCCAGGTCATCTCCAACCTCCTGGGGAACGCCATCAAATACACCCAGCACGGGGGGGAGATCCATGTCTCCGTGGAAGGTCAGGACGACACGGTCCGGATGGTCGTTTCCGACAACGGCATCGGCATCGAGCCATCCTCACAGCAGCGGGTCTTTTCGATGTTCGAACAGGAGGACACCGACCGGCAGGACGGCCTCGGCATCGGTCTCACGCTCGTCCGGAACCTGACGCAACTGCACGGCGGTGATGTGTCCCTCCACAGCGACGGAAAGGGCCTCGGCACCCGGGTGAGCGTTTCGTTGCCCCGGGGAAATTCCGCGCCCATGCCGCGGACGGTCACCGCGGACTCCTGGGACAACCAGTCCGAGGCACGGCAGCGGGACATCCTGGTGGTGGATGACGAACGCGCCGCGGCCGACATGCTCAAGCTGCTGCTGGACTCCCCGCAGCTCGCCGTCGATGTCGCCTACGATGGGGCGGAGGCCGTGGATAAAGTCCGCAAGTCCGGACCGGAGATCGTTTTCCTCGACCTCGGGATGCCGCGGATGGATGGCTTTGAAGCCGCGCGCGCCATCCGCGAGATACGGCCGGACACCCTGCTGGTGGCGGTGAGCGGCTGGGGCCGCAGCGAGGACCGCGAGCGCACCGCCGCCTCCGGCTTTGTCAGGCATCTGGTGAAACCCGTCGCCCCTGCGGACATCTGGCGCGTCCTGAAGGAGCTTTCATCCTAG
- a CDS encoding efflux RND transporter periplasmic adaptor subunit — protein MATLGICSIALTLASCGKKEKAKGPPPPVEVEVAQPLNKEVFEFEILPGRIEAIDQVEIKARVNGLLEKIEFAEGTRINAGDPLFQINPREYEARLQAAKAGLERMQASMEKADSDFKRATILRQSSAISQEELETRQTQLLDTQGSHRAAQAALDNAQLDLEYTRITSPIDGKVSSLVVTRGNLISIGDTLTSIVRQAPVYVTFEVPERSVLRWDRIIRESGGKNFSESIIAEVGLLNEEGYPHKARVDFVDNAIKTDTGTLRVRAILENKDLVARVGLYARVRLSLENPVRTLLVPERAVGTDQGQRFVFALNGGNTVSYRNVRTGQTHDGLISIFEGLSPDDRVVTEGLLTLREGTRVNPTTPTPAP, from the coding sequence TTGGCAACACTGGGCATCTGCTCAATCGCCCTGACTCTCGCCTCCTGCGGAAAGAAAGAAAAAGCAAAGGGACCGCCCCCTCCGGTCGAGGTCGAAGTCGCCCAACCGCTCAACAAGGAAGTCTTCGAGTTTGAGATCCTGCCGGGCCGGATCGAGGCGATCGACCAGGTGGAGATCAAGGCCCGCGTCAACGGCCTGCTGGAGAAGATCGAGTTCGCCGAAGGAACCCGGATCAACGCCGGCGACCCGTTGTTCCAGATCAACCCCCGGGAATACGAAGCCCGCCTCCAGGCCGCGAAGGCCGGCCTGGAACGGATGCAGGCGTCCATGGAGAAGGCGGACTCCGATTTCAAGCGCGCCACCATCCTCCGCCAGAGCAGCGCCATCTCCCAGGAGGAACTCGAAACCCGGCAGACGCAGCTCCTCGATACCCAGGGCAGCCATCGCGCCGCCCAGGCAGCGCTCGACAACGCGCAGCTCGATCTGGAGTACACCAGGATCACCTCTCCCATCGACGGAAAGGTCAGCAGCCTCGTCGTCACCCGCGGCAACCTCATCTCCATCGGCGACACCCTCACCTCCATCGTCCGCCAGGCTCCGGTCTATGTGACGTTCGAGGTGCCGGAGCGCTCCGTCCTCCGCTGGGACCGCATCATCCGTGAGAGTGGCGGCAAGAATTTCTCCGAAAGCATCATCGCCGAAGTCGGCCTGCTCAACGAGGAAGGCTATCCCCACAAGGCCCGCGTCGATTTCGTGGACAACGCCATCAAGACCGACACCGGCACGCTCCGTGTCCGCGCGATCCTGGAGAACAAGGACCTCGTCGCCCGCGTGGGCCTTTACGCCCGCGTCCGTCTCAGCCTGGAGAATCCCGTGAGGACGCTGCTGGTCCCCGAACGCGCCGTCGGCACGGACCAGGGCCAGCGCTTCGTCTTCGCGCTGAACGGCGGCAACACCGTCAGCTACCGGAACGTCAGGACCGGCCAGACCCATGACGGCCTCATCTCCATTTTCGAAGGTCTCTCACCGGATGATCGTGTCGTTACGGAAGGCCTCCTGACCCTCAGGGAGGGCACCAGGGTGAACCCGACGACCCCCACTCCGGCGCCATGA
- a CDS encoding multidrug efflux RND transporter permease subunit, producing MNSIPRFFIDRPIFAAVISILTIVIGAIAWKFLPVAQYPNITPPTVTVSASYPGANAETIANTVAAPLEQQINGVDNMLYISSSSTSDGQMTITVTFKPGTDPDSAQVLVQNRVQAAVPRLPETVRDNGVVVRKRSPDFTMAVSIISPDESRDDLYLSNYAYLQISDYLARIPGVGDIVFFGAREYSMRIWLDPERIAALGMTPGDVVAALREQNVQIPAGAVGAQPSPSGLDFQMTVTTQGRLETVEEFEKVVIKTGDNGEVVTVKDVARVELGAKDYTVVSRLDGKPAINIGVFQAPGSNALEVSKAVRAEMDRLSGRFPPGVKHAVIYDTTMFVQEAINSVIHTIVEAFILVLLVVMIFLQSWRSTLIPILAVPVSLIGALAILLAFGFSLNLLTLLGLVLAIGIVVDDAIVVVEAVEHHLESGMGRREATIKAMEEVSGPIVAMSVVLIAVFVPTAFIAGLTGSFYRQFALTIAFSTLLSMVNSLTLSPALCALFLQAPTEKKDFLGRTINFLFGWFFRLFNRSFDATRSGYLAVVRGAIRWKYVSLAVYAALIALTFFMFKKVPTGFIPQTDQGVMFVNVELPEGASIERTTAVMDKVEAILKKTPGISNTINRIGSSSVTQATAPNTGTVICIFEPFEKRDNDPARSLDGIVAHVSAEFTKIKEARVLAFPAPAVRGLSTTGGVKMMIQDREGGSPVALQDAISDLIAKGGGEEEWKRVFSLYRAKTPQLYVDINRTQAKSMDVPIRSISETLQIYLGSIYVNDLNLYGKPFQVTAQAEGSHRARPEDILALRTRSENGDMVPLGSLMEVSQIAAPSRVLRYNLFPAADISADPAPGFSSGQTIAALEKLAGENLPRSYGFEWTETAFQEIAAGNSAAYVFPICLFFVFMILAALYESWGLPLAIILIVPLCVLCALAGISLAGGDNNIFTQIGFVVLIGLAAKNSILVVEFAKLVEDRDGVSPMEAAIEASKLRLRPILMTAFAFILGVVPLAIATGAGAELRRALGVAVFSGMLGVTFAGLLLTPVFYVVIRNVTLWMQRKRTA from the coding sequence ATGAACAGCATCCCGCGCTTCTTCATCGACCGCCCGATCTTCGCGGCCGTCATCTCCATCCTGACCATCGTCATCGGTGCCATCGCCTGGAAGTTCCTTCCCGTCGCCCAGTATCCGAACATCACGCCGCCGACGGTCACGGTCTCCGCCAGCTATCCCGGCGCGAACGCGGAGACCATCGCCAACACCGTCGCCGCCCCGCTGGAGCAGCAGATCAACGGCGTGGACAACATGCTCTACATCTCGTCGTCCTCCACCTCGGACGGGCAGATGACCATCACCGTCACCTTCAAGCCGGGGACCGATCCGGACAGCGCGCAGGTGCTCGTGCAGAACCGCGTCCAGGCCGCGGTCCCGCGCCTGCCGGAAACCGTCCGCGACAACGGCGTGGTCGTCCGCAAGCGCTCCCCCGACTTCACGATGGCCGTCAGCATCATCTCCCCGGATGAAAGCCGCGACGACCTCTATCTGTCGAACTACGCGTACCTCCAGATCAGCGACTATCTCGCCCGGATCCCCGGTGTCGGTGACATCGTGTTCTTCGGCGCCCGCGAATACTCGATGCGGATCTGGCTCGATCCGGAGCGCATCGCCGCGCTCGGCATGACCCCCGGGGATGTCGTCGCCGCGCTCCGCGAGCAGAACGTCCAGATCCCCGCCGGGGCCGTCGGCGCGCAGCCCTCACCCTCCGGCCTGGATTTCCAGATGACCGTCACCACCCAGGGACGTCTGGAGACCGTCGAGGAGTTCGAGAAAGTCGTCATCAAAACCGGCGACAACGGCGAGGTCGTCACGGTCAAGGATGTCGCCCGCGTCGAGCTCGGGGCGAAGGACTACACGGTCGTCTCCCGGCTCGATGGAAAGCCCGCCATCAACATCGGCGTCTTCCAGGCCCCGGGGTCGAACGCCCTCGAGGTCTCGAAAGCCGTCCGCGCGGAAATGGACCGCCTTTCCGGGCGCTTCCCGCCGGGCGTCAAACACGCCGTCATCTATGACACCACCATGTTCGTCCAGGAGGCGATCAATTCGGTGATCCACACCATCGTCGAGGCCTTCATCCTGGTGCTCCTCGTCGTGATGATCTTCCTCCAGAGCTGGCGCTCGACGCTCATCCCCATCCTCGCGGTTCCCGTCTCCCTCATCGGTGCGCTGGCCATCCTCCTCGCCTTCGGGTTCTCGCTGAACCTCCTCACCCTCCTCGGCCTGGTGCTGGCGATCGGCATCGTGGTCGATGACGCCATCGTGGTGGTGGAGGCCGTGGAGCACCATCTGGAATCCGGAATGGGCCGCCGCGAGGCGACCATCAAGGCGATGGAGGAGGTGTCCGGCCCCATCGTCGCCATGTCCGTGGTGCTCATCGCCGTGTTCGTGCCCACGGCGTTCATCGCCGGCCTCACCGGTTCCTTCTACCGCCAGTTCGCCCTGACCATCGCGTTCTCCACCCTCCTTTCGATGGTGAATTCGCTCACCCTCAGTCCGGCCCTCTGCGCGCTGTTCCTCCAGGCACCGACCGAGAAAAAGGACTTCTTGGGCCGCACGATCAACTTCCTCTTCGGCTGGTTCTTCCGCCTGTTCAACAGATCCTTCGATGCGACGCGGTCCGGCTACCTGGCCGTCGTCCGCGGGGCCATCCGGTGGAAGTACGTCTCCCTCGCCGTCTATGCGGCGCTCATCGCGCTGACCTTCTTCATGTTCAAGAAGGTCCCGACCGGATTCATCCCGCAGACCGACCAGGGCGTGATGTTCGTCAACGTGGAGCTGCCGGAAGGAGCCTCCATCGAGCGCACCACCGCCGTGATGGACAAGGTGGAGGCCATCCTCAAAAAGACGCCGGGCATTTCCAACACCATCAACCGCATCGGCAGCTCCAGCGTGACCCAGGCCACCGCGCCGAACACCGGCACGGTGATCTGCATCTTCGAGCCTTTCGAAAAGCGCGACAATGATCCCGCCCGCTCGCTCGATGGCATCGTCGCCCACGTTTCCGCGGAGTTCACGAAGATCAAGGAAGCCCGCGTGCTGGCCTTCCCCGCGCCGGCCGTCCGCGGTCTCAGCACCACGGGTGGTGTGAAAATGATGATCCAGGACCGCGAAGGCGGCAGCCCGGTGGCACTCCAGGATGCCATCAGCGACCTCATCGCCAAGGGCGGCGGTGAGGAGGAGTGGAAGCGCGTCTTCAGCCTCTACCGTGCGAAGACCCCGCAGCTCTACGTGGACATCAACCGCACCCAGGCGAAGAGCATGGACGTGCCCATCCGCTCGATCTCGGAAACGCTGCAGATCTATCTCGGCTCGATCTACGTCAACGACCTCAACCTCTACGGCAAGCCCTTCCAGGTCACCGCCCAGGCGGAAGGATCACACCGCGCGCGCCCGGAAGACATCCTCGCGCTCCGCACCCGCAGTGAGAACGGCGACATGGTTCCGCTCGGATCACTGATGGAGGTCAGCCAGATCGCGGCGCCGTCCCGCGTCCTGCGCTACAACCTCTTCCCCGCCGCGGACATCAGTGCGGACCCCGCGCCCGGATTCAGTTCCGGCCAGACCATCGCCGCCCTGGAAAAGCTCGCCGGTGAGAATCTTCCCCGCTCCTACGGCTTCGAGTGGACGGAGACCGCCTTCCAGGAAATCGCCGCCGGCAACAGCGCCGCCTATGTTTTCCCCATCTGCCTCTTCTTCGTCTTCATGATCCTCGCCGCGCTTTACGAAAGCTGGGGTCTGCCGCTGGCGATCATCCTCATCGTCCCGCTCTGCGTCCTCTGTGCCCTCGCCGGCATCTCGCTCGCCGGGGGTGACAACAACATCTTCACCCAGATCGGCTTCGTCGTGCTCATCGGACTCGCGGCGAAGAACTCCATCCTCGTCGTGGAGTTCGCGAAGCTCGTCGAGGACCGCGACGGCGTCTCCCCGATGGAAGCCGCCATCGAGGCCAGCAAGCTCCGCCTCCGCCCGATCCTGATGACCGCCTTCGCCTTCATCCTCGGCGTCGTCCCGCTCGCCATCGCCACCGGCGCCGGCGCGGAACTCCGCCGCGCGCTCGGCGTCGCCGTCTTCTCCGGCATGCTCGGCGTCACCTTCGCCGGTCTGTTGCTGACCCCGGTGTTCTACGTCGTCATCCGGAACGTCACGCTGTGGATGCAGAGGAAGAGGACGGCTTGA
- a CDS encoding SLC13 family permease gives MTQPQILSFSILGVTMLLFLWGRIRYDLVALLALLVSVACGTVDPKKAFAGFSDDIVIIVGSALVISAAVARSGIVESILQLLSSHLRKVKWQLTVLVGSVAIFSALVKNIGALAMLMPAAMKMARKSDVSPSAFLMPMSFGSLLGGLITLIGTSPNIIVSRVREQSTGEPFRMFDYAPVGLGLTLVGLAFLHFGYRLLPADRRAAPSLGEALDIRDYTTSADVPPDSKWIGKTLAAFQLAHDGEVRVNALLRGSDDAREKLVGVQTVIEAGDTLLLKGDPESLERAVATGELLLEGQDRAVVTENSPDSVGVIEAVVAERSILVRSSIGKLALHEIHGVNLLAISRAGRRMTEGLRDTRLKAGDVIVLQGELDTLPERLKALGCLPLAQREIALGSARRGLIPLAILGIAMTATALGFIPAAIAFLGAAVAVILTKALPVKAAYDHIEWPILVMLGALIPVSQALQDSGGTKLISDWLSGAASGLPGWAAVGMLLVAAMAATPFLNNAATVLVMGPIAATFAGDLGMRPEPFLMAVAVGAGCDFLTPIGHQCNTLVMGPGGYRFGDYARLGVPLSILVIVTGVPLILTFWPL, from the coding sequence ATGACCCAACCCCAGATCCTCTCTTTCTCGATCCTCGGTGTGACCATGCTGCTCTTCCTGTGGGGGCGCATCCGTTACGACCTCGTCGCGCTGCTGGCACTGTTGGTCTCCGTGGCGTGTGGCACCGTGGACCCGAAGAAAGCCTTCGCCGGATTCAGCGACGACATCGTGATCATCGTGGGCAGCGCCCTGGTCATCAGTGCGGCCGTCGCGAGATCCGGTATCGTCGAGTCGATCCTGCAACTGCTCTCATCACATCTCAGGAAGGTCAAATGGCAGCTCACCGTCCTTGTCGGGTCCGTGGCCATCTTCTCCGCCCTCGTGAAAAACATCGGGGCGCTCGCCATGCTGATGCCGGCCGCGATGAAGATGGCGCGGAAGTCCGATGTGTCCCCATCCGCCTTTCTCATGCCCATGTCTTTCGGATCGCTGCTGGGCGGACTCATCACGCTGATCGGCACTTCCCCCAACATCATCGTCTCCAGGGTGCGGGAACAGAGCACCGGCGAACCGTTCCGGATGTTCGACTACGCCCCCGTCGGCCTCGGACTGACGCTGGTGGGGCTCGCATTCCTGCACTTCGGCTACCGGCTGCTTCCAGCCGACAGGCGCGCCGCGCCATCGCTCGGAGAGGCGCTGGACATCCGGGACTACACGACGAGCGCGGACGTGCCGCCGGATTCGAAATGGATCGGCAAGACGCTCGCCGCCTTCCAGCTTGCCCACGACGGCGAGGTCCGGGTGAACGCCCTTCTGAGAGGCAGCGACGATGCGCGGGAGAAGCTGGTGGGCGTCCAGACCGTGATCGAAGCGGGCGACACCCTGTTGCTGAAGGGAGACCCGGAGTCCCTCGAGCGTGCGGTCGCAACCGGGGAGCTGCTTCTCGAAGGACAGGACCGGGCGGTGGTCACGGAGAACTCCCCGGACTCAGTCGGCGTGATCGAGGCGGTGGTTGCGGAAAGATCGATCCTGGTGAGATCATCCATCGGAAAGCTGGCCCTCCATGAAATCCACGGCGTGAACCTGCTGGCGATTTCCCGGGCAGGGAGGCGGATGACGGAGGGATTGCGGGACACCCGGCTGAAGGCCGGTGACGTGATCGTCCTCCAGGGAGAACTCGACACCCTGCCGGAGCGGCTGAAGGCACTGGGATGCCTGCCGCTGGCCCAACGTGAGATCGCCCTCGGCAGCGCGCGGCGCGGCCTCATTCCGCTGGCCATCCTGGGCATCGCCATGACGGCCACCGCCCTCGGCTTCATCCCGGCCGCCATCGCCTTCCTTGGCGCGGCTGTCGCCGTGATCCTGACGAAGGCACTTCCGGTGAAGGCCGCATACGACCACATCGAGTGGCCCATCCTCGTCATGCTGGGGGCGCTGATCCCGGTCAGCCAGGCCTTGCAGGACAGCGGCGGCACCAAGCTCATCTCCGACTGGCTGTCGGGCGCCGCCTCCGGGCTCCCCGGATGGGCGGCGGTCGGGATGTTGCTCGTCGCGGCGATGGCGGCGACCCCTTTCCTGAACAACGCGGCCACCGTGCTGGTCATGGGACCCATCGCGGCGACCTTCGCCGGTGATCTGGGCATGCGCCCGGAGCCATTCCTCATGGCGGTCGCCGTGGGCGCGGGGTGTGATTTCCTCACACCCATCGGCCACCAGTGCAACACCCTGGTGATGGGTCCTGGCGGCTACCGCTTCGGGGACTACGCCCGCCTGGGCGTACCGCTGTCCATTCTGGTCATCGTCACCGGTGTCCCCCTCATCCTCACATTCTGGCCCCTTTGA